The following proteins are co-located in the Leptodactylus fuscus isolate aLepFus1 chromosome 8, aLepFus1.hap2, whole genome shotgun sequence genome:
- the IL4R gene encoding interleukin-4 receptor subunit alpha, with the protein MTASRIKAEILQTSLIWVTALIIASSHSQQIPRITNLDCLNDFDTTMVCSWEVVNGDINCSSDFQLKYRESYKKSSQYCKDLDNEYYKNFRVPNKCTCNITVIVFTLSDKYIINVESQGQNVGNATIDVASSAKPRTPTILNVNLSNSEIGVVNWRTNYDREDTKSMLHFYIQIISMEDDKTALENKLPQIEPRYTFSKKDLSRGQDYRVRVKAKFKEQTEIIWSEWSPEFEFRNDYNLTIEERLLYIIPISCAVLLPLIVLGYFCITRTKENWWNNIPDPARSKLAESNLSPRNYVKPAAKPDPEKSWGKCLVQLVKDSKKSKCEQFTKEHPLQDHLVGNYMTKIIFQPEVVDIEKYLHLYPRRDDTEYPEDSPEDKEEDIPLMPMDVSIGNMFCDILSDSPVMVDGLEHFNVDNAFGNFGSPILRDSGQKTLRHLPLSMVSQESRYQSYDSNNSSGDSKSDGSNPIYLDQCSLSQGDFSPCAPVSRIGESGSEMCNEDVFMSSGYNSFASALTCYGKELPQAATPTSDHGVETSTSSGYQSFNQAVQQGDTTCIAFDSGYKPFESLTSSCTSSEDDAGSK; encoded by the exons ATGACAGCCTCGCGGATAAAAGCGGAGATATTACAGACCAGCCTGATATGGGTCACTGCATTGATAATTGCATCAAGTCACT CTCAGCAAATCCCCAGGATTACAAATCTGGACTGTCTGAATGATTTCGATACTACAATGGTTTGTTCTTGGGAGGTTGTGAATGGAGACATCAACTGCAGTTCTGATTTCCAACTAAAATACAGAGAATCTTACAAGAA atcttCACAGTATTGCAAAGATCTGGATAATGAATACTATAAGAACTTCAGAGTCCCCAATAAATGTACCTGCAACATCACAGTGATTGTGTTCACACTATCTGACAAATATATCATCAACGTGGAATCGCAGGGGCAAAATGTGGGGAACGCAACAATAGACGTCGCCTCTTCCG CTAAACCAAGGACTCCGACAATCTTAAACGTGAATCTCTCGAACTCAGAAATTGGGGTTGTAAACTGGAGAACCAACTATGACAGGGAGGACACCAAATCAATGCTACACTTTTATATCCAGATTATCTCCATGGAAGACGACAAAACG GCATTAGAAAACAAACTACCACAAATAGAACCTCGATACACCTTCAGTAAGAAAGATCTGAGCCGAGGCCAAGACTACAGAGTCAGAGTTAAGGCGAAGTTCAAAGAGCAAACAGAAATAATCTGGAGCGAATGGAGTCCGGAGTTTGAGTTCAGAAACG ATTATAACCTGACCATAGAGGAGAGATTATTGTACATCATCCCAATATCCTGCGCCGTTCTGCTACCGCTCATTGTACTCGGCTACTTCTGTATAACCAG AACCAAAGAAAACTGGTGGAATAACATTCCAGATCCTGCAAGAAGCAAACTAGCCGAGAGCAACCTGTCCCCG agAAATTATGTGAAACCAGCGGCAAAGCCGGATCCTGAAAAATCCTG GGGCAAATGTTTGGTTCAGCTGGTGAAAGACTCCAAGAAGTCCAAGTGTGAACAATTCACCAAGGAACATCCGCTCCAAGATCATCTCGTGGGAAATTATATGACaaagatcatttttcagccggAGGTTGTTGATATAGAAAAATATCTTCATCTGTATCCTAGAAGAGATGACACTGAATATCCGGAGGACTCCCCGGAAGATAAGGAAGAGGACATTCCTCTGATGCCCATGGATGTTTCTATTGGTAACATGTTTTGTGATATTTTATCTGACTCTCCTGTGATGGTGGATGGACTGGAACACTTTAACGTGGACAACGCATTTGGGAACTTTGGGTCGCCAATTCTAAGGGACAGCGGTCAGAAAACGTTAAGACATCTGCCACTTTCCATGGTCTCCCAAGAGTCTAGATATCAAAGTTACGATTCTAATAATTCATCGGGGGATTCAAAATCAGATGGGTCAAACCCAATTTACCTTGACCAATGTTCTCTCAGTCAAGGTGATTTTTCGCCATGTGCGCCAGTATCCAGGATCGGTGAGAGTGGATCCGAGATGTGTAATGAAGACGTATTCATGAGTTCTGGCTACAACAGCTTTGCTAGCGCTCTAACTTGTTACGGGAAGGAGCTTCCACAAGCCGCAACGCCAACATCTGATCATGGAGTAGAGACGTCCACCAGTTCCGGATATCAAAGCTTTAACCAAGCCGTTCAGCAAGGTGATACCACTTGCATTGCTTTTGACTCTGGTTATAAACCCTTTGAAAGTCTTACAAGTAGCTGCACTAGTAGTGAAGACGACGCTGGCTCAAAATAA